A DNA window from Ignavibacteriales bacterium contains the following coding sequences:
- a CDS encoding SIMPL domain-containing protein, with protein sequence MDKKITILFACIIFLGLAVSAFVIGRSIERFRNEDRYISVRGFSEREVKADLAVWSLKLNVASDDLSEGSRLIDSAKTKAIQFLTHNGINSDEIIQKGLQVSDRKAKEYGSTGNTKELRYIITKIIQVRSNNVDNVQKVSRMTDELLRAGVVISSTEDWQGTGIRFVFTKLNEIKPAMLAEATGNAKNAALEFAKESNTNLGKMRKASQGLFTIVDRDEVSGAQAENNYYGSGISDLFKKVRVVVSVEYSIE encoded by the coding sequence ATGGATAAAAAAATAACAATACTATTCGCGTGTATCATATTTTTGGGTCTTGCAGTCAGCGCATTCGTTATCGGAAGGTCGATAGAGAGATTCAGAAATGAAGACAGATATATTTCTGTCAGAGGATTCTCAGAGCGTGAGGTGAAAGCCGATCTTGCAGTCTGGTCTCTCAAATTAAATGTTGCCAGCGATGATTTATCTGAAGGCAGCAGGTTGATTGATTCTGCGAAAACGAAGGCGATTCAATTCTTGACTCACAATGGCATCAATTCTGATGAGATTATTCAGAAAGGTTTGCAGGTGAGCGATAGAAAAGCTAAGGAATATGGCTCCACAGGCAACACAAAGGAACTCCGGTATATTATCACAAAAATCATCCAGGTCCGTTCCAATAATGTTGATAATGTTCAGAAAGTGAGTCGCATGACAGATGAGTTGCTGCGTGCAGGCGTTGTTATCTCGTCCACCGAGGATTGGCAGGGAACTGGAATTCGTTTCGTTTTCACTAAACTCAACGAAATAAAGCCAGCCATGCTCGCCGAAGCTACAGGTAATGCAAAAAACGCAGCCCTCGAATTTGCGAAGGAAAGTAACACAAATCTTGGCAAGATGAGAAAAGCGAGTCAGGGTTTATTCACTATTGTTGATCGGGACGAAGTGTCTGGCGCACAGGCAGAGAATAACTATTACGGTTCCGGAATCAGTGATTTGTTTAAGAAAGTTCGGGTTGTAGTATCGGTTGAATATTCCATTGAGTAA